One window of Pyxicephalus adspersus chromosome 4, UCB_Pads_2.0, whole genome shotgun sequence genomic DNA carries:
- the QRSL1 gene encoding glutamyl-tRNA(Gln) amidotransferase subunit A, mitochondrial — MLGMSLREAAAALRCGQLNPIELYQKCLSLIKETRFLNAYINVAEDVALRQATEAEKRFRQGKPLGELDGIPVAVKDNFSTANIETTCASQMLKGYIPPYNATVVQKLLDQGAVLMGKTNLDEFGMGSGSTDSIFGPVKNPWSYSKQYREKNSGSRTIADDDSDWVIAGGSSGGSAVAVSSGTCFVALGSDTGGSTRNPASHCGVVGLKPTYGLVSRHGLIPLVNSMDVPGILARCVDDVATVLGVLAGHDPLDSTTIQDPFQTFTLPDDIDVTNLCVGIPKEYHAPGLSTETLSLWSRTADLLEDAGAKVVEVSLPHTRYSIVCYHVLCTAEVASNMARFDGLEYGHRANVEDSTEAMYSATRREGFNDVVRGRILSGNFFLLKQNYEKYFLKAQKVRRLIADDFVKVFKSGVDVLLTPTTLGDAAPYEDFIQEDNRTRSAQEDVFTQCANMAGVPAITVPAGLSSRGLPLGLQFIGQAFREQQLLSVAKWFEKQMNFCPLDFYKHLENRDICQRKSNIASLL; from the exons ATGCTTGGGATGAGTTTACGTGAG gcAGCTGCTGCCTTAAGGTGTGGACAACTAAACCCTATAGAACTGTACCAGAAGTGTCTATCATTAATTAAGGAAACCAGATTTCTTAATGCTTACATAAATGTAGCTGAAGATGTTGCTCTTAGACAAGCCACCGAGGCAGAAAAGCGCTTCAGACAAG GCAAACCCCTTGGGGAATTAGATGGCATCCCAGTTGCAGTTAAAGACAACTTTAGCACTGCCAATATAGAGACAACATGTGCATCACAAATGCTAAAAG GGTATATACCTCCTTATAATGCTACAGTTGTGCAGAAACTGCTTGATCAAGGAGCAGTACTCATGGGAAAAACTAACCTTGATGAATTTGGTATGGG GTCTGGGAGTACTGATAGTATATTTGGCCCTGTGAAAAATCCATGGAGCTATTCAAAACAGTACAGAGAGAAGAATTCAGGATCTAGAACCATTGCTGATGATGATTCTGATTGGGTAATTGCAGGAGGAAGCTCAGGGGGAAGTGCTGTGGCTGTGTCTTCTGGAACATGTTTTGT GGCTCTTGGATCAGATACTGGCGGGTCCACCCGAAACCCAGCTTCTCACTGTGGAGTAGTGGGCCTTAAACCCACATATGGGCTTGTTTCTCGTCATGGCCTTATTCCCTTGGTAAACTCCATGGATGTTCCTGGAATTTTAGCCAGATGTGTGGATGATGTAGCAACAGTACTTG GTGTGCTTGCTGGGCATGATCCACTAGACTCAACAACAATTCAAGATCCCTTTCAAACATTTACGCTTCCAGATGACATAGATGTGACAAATCTTTGTGTAGGGATTCCGAAG GAATACCATGCCCCAGGTTTATCTACAGAAACATTGTCTCTTTGGTCAAGAACTGCAGATTTGCTAGAAGATGCTGGAGCCAAGGTGGTTGAGGTTTCACTGCCTCATACTCGCTACTCTATTGTTTGCTATCATGTCCTATGCACAGCTGAAGTGGCATCAAATATGGCTCGATTTGATGGACTGGAATATG GGCATCGCGCTAATGTAGAAGACTCAACTGAAGCTATGTATTCTGCTACCAGACGGGAAGGTTTTAATGATGTTGTGAGAGGGAGAATATTGTCTGGGAATTTCTTCCTTCTCAAACA aaacTATGAAAAGTATTTTCTGAAGGCACAGAAAGTGCGACGATTAATAGCAGATGACTTTGTAAAGGTTTTTAAGTCCGGTGTGGATGTTTTACTTACTCCAACTACATTAGGGGACGCAGCTCCTTATGAAGACTTCATCCAGGAAGATAATAGAACACGCAGTGCACAGGAGGATGTCTTCACACAATGTGCTAACATGGCTG GTGTTCCCGCTATAACAGTACCAGCAGGCCTTTCAAGTAGAGGACTACCACTGGGCCTTCAATTCATAGGACAAGCCTTCCGTGAACAGCAGCTCCTCAGTGTTGCTAAGTGGTTTGAAAAGCAGATGAACTTCTGTCCATTAGACTTctataaacatttagaaaataggGACATTTGtcaaagaaaaagtaatataGCTTCTTTATTGTAG